One segment of Neobacillus endophyticus DNA contains the following:
- a CDS encoding coproporphyrinogen III oxidase, whose translation MRISILGLDDERFNRPLEHIANLFFEESQIAKTDESTADVQIKFNLQVDQLIQVSAELKDQNGKKLFSEYQIEWKPAASDKETFKQVKNAVSHVYLTVLQEWTGMIQKWGILTGVRPTKLMHRKNQEGVPQDKAHQQLKDEYLITDEKIALMQQIVDRQLAVIPDLYSLKNEVSIYIGIPFCPTKCAYCTFPAYAINGRQGSVDSFLGGLHFEMRQIGEWLKKKGIRITTVYYGGGTPTSITAEEMDMLYEEMYTSFPEVENIREVTVEAGRPDTITPEKLEVLKKWNIDRISINPQSYTQETLKAIGRHHTVTETIEKYHLAREMGMNNINMDLIIGLPGEGMQEFTHSLEETEKLMPESLTVHTLSFKRASEMTKNKDKYKVADRTEVEKMMELAQNWTTSHGYAPYYLYRQKNILGNLENVGYALPNQDSIYNIIIMEELQTIIGLGCGAASKFIDPVTGKITHFANPKDPKSYNDSFKDYTEKKIAILEELFSEKGSPA comes from the coding sequence TTGCGAATTTCCATTTTAGGGCTTGACGATGAGAGATTTAATCGTCCGCTGGAGCATATTGCTAATTTATTTTTTGAAGAATCACAGATTGCTAAAACAGATGAATCGACAGCCGATGTGCAAATTAAATTCAATTTGCAGGTTGATCAGTTGATTCAGGTTTCTGCTGAACTTAAAGATCAAAACGGCAAAAAACTGTTTTCCGAATATCAAATAGAGTGGAAGCCTGCTGCTTCCGATAAAGAAACTTTCAAGCAAGTGAAAAATGCTGTTTCTCACGTGTATTTAACTGTTCTGCAAGAATGGACAGGGATGATCCAAAAATGGGGAATCTTAACCGGTGTCAGGCCAACGAAGCTAATGCATCGTAAAAATCAGGAGGGTGTTCCGCAAGATAAGGCTCATCAACAACTAAAGGATGAATACTTAATCACAGATGAAAAAATTGCGCTGATGCAGCAAATTGTCGACCGTCAGCTTGCGGTTATTCCGGACCTTTATTCATTGAAAAATGAAGTAAGTATTTATATTGGTATCCCATTTTGCCCAACAAAATGTGCCTACTGTACTTTCCCAGCCTACGCAATCAACGGCCGTCAAGGCTCTGTCGATTCCTTCTTGGGCGGTCTTCACTTTGAAATGAGGCAAATCGGCGAGTGGCTGAAGAAAAAAGGAATCAGGATTACTACTGTATATTATGGCGGGGGCACACCGACAAGTATTACGGCGGAAGAAATGGATATGCTTTATGAAGAAATGTACACATCCTTTCCGGAAGTAGAAAACATCCGCGAAGTTACCGTTGAAGCCGGCCGTCCCGATACAATAACACCTGAAAAACTAGAAGTGTTAAAGAAATGGAATATTGACCGGATCAGTATCAATCCGCAATCATACACTCAAGAAACGTTAAAAGCAATCGGCAGACATCATACTGTTACAGAAACAATTGAAAAATATCACTTGGCCCGGGAAATGGGCATGAATAATATAAATATGGACTTAATTATCGGCCTTCCTGGCGAGGGGATGCAGGAATTTACTCATTCCTTGGAGGAAACCGAGAAGCTGATGCCAGAGTCGTTAACTGTTCATACATTGTCATTCAAGCGGGCATCAGAAATGACAAAGAATAAAGATAAATATAAAGTTGCCGACCGCACTGAAGTAGAGAAGATGATGGAGCTTGCCCAAAATTGGACCACTTCCCATGGATATGCGCCATATTATCTATACAGGCAAAAGAACATTCTGGGTAATCTTGAAAATGTAGGTTACGCCCTGCCAAATCAAGATAGTATTTATAACATCATCATTATGGAGGAGCTGCAGACGATCATTGGCCTCGGCTGCGGTGCTGCAAGCAAATTTATCGATCCAGTCACCGGCAAGATTACTCACTTCGCCAATCCAAAGGATCCAAAATCATACAATGACAGCTTTAAAGACTATACAGAGAAAAAAATTGCCATTTTGGAAGAATTGTTTTCGGAAAAAGGATCTCCTGCTTAA
- a CDS encoding enoyl-CoA hydratase, with the protein MSTHFTTDKVNLKVEGRVATIELNRPETLNAMDVDVIKGLVCKLKEISESDDVDIVVLTGKGKAFSAGGDIKTMLSNMNSTDFFPVMDSISELIITLYSIPKLTISAVSGAAAGLGFSLALATDYIIADKTSKLAMNFIGIGLIPDGGAHFFLEKRLGENKAKQVIWDGKIMIAEEAFACGLIQEVAEGEIQDALHNRIEDWLNRPVQAMIKTKKILAEKNRPQLLKILELEKHGQQKMRETKDHQEGIRAFLEKRKPNFIGK; encoded by the coding sequence GTGTCAACCCATTTTACGACCGATAAGGTAAATTTGAAGGTAGAAGGAAGAGTAGCAACTATTGAATTGAATCGGCCGGAAACATTAAATGCCATGGATGTCGATGTGATTAAGGGGCTAGTTTGCAAACTTAAAGAAATCAGCGAGTCCGACGATGTTGACATTGTTGTCTTGACAGGAAAAGGAAAGGCATTTTCCGCAGGCGGTGATATCAAAACCATGCTTTCAAACATGAATTCAACAGATTTCTTTCCGGTTATGGATTCTATTAGTGAACTCATCATCACGCTTTACAGCATCCCAAAGCTGACGATTAGTGCCGTTTCTGGTGCCGCTGCCGGGTTAGGATTCAGTTTGGCACTTGCAACAGATTATATTATCGCAGACAAAACGAGCAAACTGGCAATGAATTTTATCGGAATCGGACTTATTCCTGACGGAGGAGCACACTTCTTTTTAGAGAAGAGGTTAGGAGAAAACAAGGCAAAGCAAGTGATATGGGATGGTAAAATAATGATCGCTGAGGAAGCGTTTGCATGTGGGCTGATTCAGGAAGTGGCTGAAGGTGAAATTCAAGATGCATTACATAATAGAATCGAAGATTGGCTAAACCGTCCTGTTCAAGCCATGATTAAAACGAAAAAAATATTGGCTGAAAAGAATCGTCCACAGTTGCTTAAAATACTTGAATTAGAGAAACACGGGCAGCAAAAAATGCGGGAAACAAAAGATCACCAAGAAGGAATTAGAGCATTTCTTGAAAAAAGAAAGCCTAACTTTATAGGAAAATAA
- a CDS encoding YhzD family protein: MKTYKLTAFDAAGEKLLDEAFQAESDDAAKVQGEKLLSEKNLSEKTHRCTSPSGKLLLFHP, encoded by the coding sequence ATGAAAACTTATAAATTAACAGCCTTTGATGCTGCTGGTGAAAAGCTTTTAGATGAAGCATTCCAGGCAGAGAGCGACGATGCGGCAAAAGTACAGGGAGAAAAACTATTATCAGAGAAAAACTTATCTGAAAAAACCCACCGATGCACTTCTCCAAGCGGCAAGCTATTACTTTTTCATCCTTAA
- a CDS encoding ABC transporter ATP-binding protein — MVLKLEHVTKRFGTFTAVDDLSLTIPEREIFGFLGANGAGKTTTFRMILGLLDPSAGEISWEGGRIDYSTSHLVGYLPEERGLYPKLKVRDQIVYLARLRGMDKGEALKELRTWLEKFKVPDYENKRLEELSKGNQQKIQFIAAVIHKPQLLILDEPFSGLDPVNVELLKDAVLTLKENGTTIVFSSHQMHHVEEMCEHLCIMHHGKPVVQGALKDVKRAFGKKNLVIHADFPLGFLKDYPGVVKVKPTMEGMELQIDGEKTAESILKEIVNHGFIRKFALEEPSLNDIFIEKVGASYE; from the coding sequence ATGGTTCTTAAACTTGAACATGTCACCAAACGGTTTGGCACATTTACAGCTGTTGATGATTTATCTCTAACCATACCGGAAAGAGAAATATTTGGCTTTTTAGGAGCAAATGGAGCTGGAAAAACAACGACGTTTCGAATGATTCTTGGTCTGCTTGATCCCAGTGCAGGCGAAATCTCGTGGGAAGGGGGCCGAATTGATTATTCGACCAGCCATCTAGTTGGCTATCTACCTGAAGAGCGAGGCCTATATCCGAAACTAAAAGTCCGCGACCAAATTGTCTACCTCGCGAGATTAAGAGGAATGGACAAAGGAGAAGCATTAAAGGAATTAAGAACATGGCTGGAAAAATTTAAAGTACCTGATTATGAAAATAAGCGGCTTGAAGAACTCTCAAAGGGAAATCAGCAGAAAATCCAATTTATCGCAGCCGTTATACATAAACCACAATTACTAATTTTAGATGAGCCATTTAGCGGTCTGGATCCGGTAAATGTTGAATTATTGAAAGATGCTGTTCTAACCCTTAAAGAGAATGGAACAACCATTGTATTTTCCAGTCACCAAATGCACCATGTAGAGGAAATGTGTGAACATTTGTGCATTATGCACCACGGCAAGCCCGTTGTTCAGGGGGCATTAAAAGACGTTAAACGGGCATTTGGCAAGAAGAATCTCGTCATTCATGCGGATTTTCCACTTGGTTTCTTAAAAGATTACCCAGGGGTGGTGAAGGTGAAGCCAACAATGGAAGGAATGGAATTGCAGATCGATGGTGAAAAGACAGCAGAAAGCATTCTGAAGGAAATCGTAAATCATGGCTTCATTCGAAAATTTGCTCTAGAAGAGCCCTCGTTAAATGATATTTTTATCGAGAAAGTAGGTGCCTCGTATGAATAA
- a CDS encoding ABC transporter permease, translating into MNNFWIILFHTYLNKLKSKSFIVMTILSVVIVLALTNINNIINLFDKNGGKDKIAVLDETGQLYEPFKQQLNTINKKIILTQYKGSEKEAEAAVEKGKFDAVIQLGLNEQQMPIATSKAMSIADTELFSDLERGLQQLKTMMTASKINLTPQQLQKLYEPVSFKKIALEKNAKTEEQLNQARGLVYILLFVIYFSVIMYANMIAMEVATEKSSRVMEILISSVSPIKQMFAKILGIGLLSLTQLAVFLLTGYYSLKSNMDALKGGLFGVFGLGDIPVATIIYAVIFFILGYFLYATLAAFLGSLVSRIEDIQQMITPMTMLVVAGFMIAMFGLGKPDSTFITVTSYIPFFTPMIMFLRVGMLTIPLWEVLIGIGILLTTIIILAIFGARVYRGGVLMYGKSNSYKDIKKALQLTKNQ; encoded by the coding sequence ATGAATAATTTTTGGATTATCCTATTTCACACTTATCTAAACAAGCTAAAAAGCAAATCGTTTATCGTTATGACTATTTTGTCTGTAGTCATTGTTCTAGCACTTACAAATATTAATAATATTATCAATCTATTTGATAAAAATGGCGGTAAAGATAAGATCGCTGTCCTTGACGAGACTGGGCAGTTATATGAACCTTTTAAACAACAGCTAAATACAATCAATAAAAAAATTATTCTTACTCAGTATAAAGGAAGTGAAAAAGAGGCTGAAGCAGCGGTAGAAAAAGGAAAGTTCGACGCTGTCATTCAACTTGGCCTCAATGAACAGCAGATGCCTATCGCAACTTCTAAAGCCATGAGTATTGCAGATACAGAGTTGTTTTCAGATTTGGAGCGGGGATTGCAGCAGCTGAAGACTATGATGACCGCATCGAAAATCAATTTAACACCACAGCAGCTGCAAAAACTATATGAACCAGTTTCCTTTAAGAAAATTGCCCTTGAGAAAAATGCAAAAACGGAAGAACAATTAAACCAAGCAAGAGGACTTGTCTATATTTTGTTATTTGTCATTTATTTTTCCGTTATCATGTATGCTAATATGATTGCTATGGAAGTAGCAACAGAAAAGTCTTCAAGAGTAATGGAAATTTTAATATCGAGTGTTTCGCCGATTAAGCAAATGTTTGCAAAAATACTGGGGATTGGCTTGTTAAGCTTGACCCAGCTGGCAGTATTTTTACTGACAGGTTACTATTCTTTAAAGAGTAATATGGATGCCTTGAAAGGCGGACTCTTCGGTGTTTTTGGTTTGGGAGATATTCCTGTCGCAACCATCATATATGCTGTAATATTTTTTATTCTCGGCTATTTTCTTTATGCTACACTGGCAGCATTTTTGGGCTCGCTTGTCAGCCGGATTGAAGATATCCAGCAAATGATTACGCCAATGACTATGCTTGTGGTTGCAGGATTTATGATTGCAATGTTTGGACTAGGAAAACCTGATTCTACGTTCATTACCGTAACGTCTTATATACCGTTTTTTACACCAATGATCATGTTTTTGCGGGTTGGAATGCTCACAATTCCATTATGGGAGGTGTTAATTGGAATTGGTATCCTACTCACAACCATTATCATTCTGGCCATTTTCGGTGCCCGGGTCTACCGGGGCGGGGTGCTAATGTATGGCAAGTCAAACTCTTATAAAGATATAAAAAAAGCGTTGCAATTGACAAAGAACCAATAA
- a CDS encoding metallophosphoesterase family protein has translation MKNLTFIHAADLHLDSPMVGLQHLPANIFARAKESTFAALRKLTDTALKLQVDFVVIAGDIFDGEDRSLRAQSRFRTEMLRLAEQGIPVFIVHGNHDHLNGSWVHIEMPANVHVFSSEVEMKPFITKNGSLVHLYGFSYPTRHVFERKIAEYQRQEGADFHIGILHGNESSSMEHENYAPFTVRELQDKNMDYWALGHIHKQSILAQNPPIIYSGNIQGRNKKETGSKGYYYIELLGEEAKTEYFEAADIIWEEAEADTAKARQFHEILQLCQSLKNQYRKENQGTFLILHLKNIQLDDPEELQSIENELIELLWEDEKDEDSFVWIVELHISESKKIDKEQLKMDAPFYAELFETIDHYENAEKALSPVFQHTLGRKYISHITNEEIEELIQKAEKLLVEILYEE, from the coding sequence ATGAAAAATTTAACATTTATTCATGCTGCAGACCTGCATTTGGACAGCCCGATGGTTGGTTTGCAGCATTTGCCGGCAAATATTTTTGCAAGAGCAAAAGAGAGCACGTTTGCAGCATTAAGAAAACTCACAGATACCGCATTAAAATTGCAAGTGGATTTTGTCGTCATCGCCGGCGACATCTTCGATGGGGAAGACCGAAGCCTTAGAGCCCAATCTCGTTTTCGGACAGAAATGCTGAGGCTGGCAGAACAGGGAATTCCGGTATTTATTGTGCACGGCAATCATGATCATTTAAACGGTTCATGGGTACATATTGAAATGCCGGCAAATGTGCATGTATTTTCAAGCGAAGTTGAAATGAAACCATTCATCACGAAGAATGGCAGTCTGGTTCATTTATACGGCTTTAGCTATCCAACACGCCATGTATTCGAACGGAAAATTGCCGAATATCAAAGACAGGAAGGTGCCGATTTTCATATAGGGATTTTACATGGAAATGAAAGCAGCAGCATGGAGCATGAAAACTATGCCCCATTTACAGTAAGAGAGCTTCAGGACAAGAATATGGATTATTGGGCTTTGGGCCATATACACAAACAATCCATATTAGCGCAAAATCCTCCGATCATTTATTCAGGAAATATCCAGGGAAGAAATAAGAAAGAAACCGGGAGTAAAGGATATTATTATATTGAACTACTTGGCGAAGAGGCAAAAACTGAGTATTTTGAAGCAGCTGATATTATTTGGGAGGAAGCTGAAGCCGATACTGCAAAAGCCCGCCAATTTCATGAAATACTGCAGTTATGCCAATCACTTAAAAATCAATATCGTAAAGAAAATCAGGGAACCTTTTTAATACTTCACTTAAAGAACATCCAATTAGACGATCCCGAAGAACTTCAAAGTATTGAAAATGAGCTCATTGAGTTGCTTTGGGAGGATGAAAAAGATGAAGATTCTTTCGTCTGGATTGTCGAGCTGCATATTTCTGAAAGCAAAAAGATCGATAAAGAGCAATTAAAAATGGATGCACCGTTCTATGCCGAGCTTTTTGAAACAATTGATCATTACGAGAATGCAGAAAAGGCTTTATCTCCTGTTTTCCAGCACACGTTGGGGAGAAAATATATATCCCATATAACAAATGAAGAAATAGAAGAATTAATTCAAAAAGCTGAGAAACTGCTTGTTGAAATACTGTATGAGGAATAG
- a CDS encoding ATP-binding protein — protein MKIEELYIYGYGQLEDVHIKGLADFQVFYGENEAGKSTIMAFIHGILFGFPTKQQTELRYEPKTNTKYGGKIKITHPEMGGAVIERVKGKASGDVKVVLDNGAIGGEELLKELLFKFDKHLFQAIFSFNLLGLQNVHHIKGDDIGKFLFSAGALGTERLSKAETLLQKELDYRFKPSGKKPLLNEKLQELHEVSLQLKKADAKTKEYENFIMKRQNLQQEMAEIHDRIHDLQNQVEKLMEWKRIEPIVKEEYWTKKELEDIGEISFPARGIERLERLSQLIHPHHAEMASMAERMDQIKKEMLELEPNVELLENEPAILALLDQVPLFEQLKLELQQSEAKLADLKEKLSVIQEKLHLEITEEDLMTINTNIYMKNQVEMISRKSKRLNEIKEELEERYQKEKKKLEDLENSVQSAESLCLPVQERMDLEELVNQENSKNNLEIEFKSVQDKINLYLHTARHEKAGKQRIKLQFVIFDVVLAALAIYGLITNQWFLFFIGATGFVAASLLIVKNIKQTSENDFEQTLNHLREQEKQIKEKLHGLENKDITRIKEQLQLDSQRHEQLKVLKMQLKQQEVQFEGVIAKFEQWEMDSSNHKEKLKSLTKELKIPYQIAQSFLLEAFQLLEQYKAIVREQSQMKLRVKQIKVQMSQTEEGLQLLEDQYLSEKGGELHKTAFLLRKRLQEEREKQIKKQEKQKQLINLKDDLVQKSQEYETLLAERNELFSEADTETEQQFYDLGNRSEIQAKLLERWKSLKSQLHFTLLSESERENYLNELPSPELIERDNREIQILQTKLNLHQEEQAAIGYEIQVLEEGGIYSDILHHYKQKKFELEESVKQWAVYSLAVDILSSTIERYKNVHLPKMLAKAEEYLTFLTNGNYQRIHLHASGTGFLVERNDRTIFEANELSQATTEQLYVAIRLALATTLYENYHFPIIIDDSFVNFDFQRTKKVINLLKSLENNQVLFFTCHSHLLSLFQKEQILNLEKGAVLDYFIEL, from the coding sequence GTGAAAATCGAGGAGCTGTACATTTATGGTTACGGCCAATTAGAGGATGTACATATTAAAGGTTTAGCTGACTTTCAAGTATTCTATGGGGAAAATGAAGCCGGAAAATCAACCATTATGGCATTTATCCATGGTATTTTATTTGGTTTTCCTACTAAGCAGCAAACTGAACTGCGGTATGAGCCGAAAACCAACACGAAATATGGCGGCAAAATAAAAATTACTCACCCTGAAATGGGCGGTGCTGTTATTGAACGTGTGAAAGGGAAAGCCTCTGGAGATGTTAAAGTAGTGTTGGATAACGGGGCAATCGGCGGTGAAGAACTGCTCAAGGAACTATTGTTCAAGTTTGATAAACATTTATTCCAAGCCATTTTTTCCTTTAATTTACTCGGGCTGCAAAATGTACACCATATAAAGGGAGATGATATAGGCAAGTTCTTATTTTCTGCAGGGGCATTGGGCACAGAGCGGCTTTCAAAGGCTGAAACATTGCTGCAAAAAGAACTGGACTACCGTTTTAAACCGAGCGGAAAGAAGCCTTTATTAAATGAAAAATTGCAAGAATTGCATGAAGTCAGCTTGCAATTGAAAAAAGCGGACGCCAAAACAAAGGAATATGAAAACTTCATTATGAAAAGGCAAAATCTTCAACAGGAAATGGCAGAGATCCATGACAGGATTCATGATTTACAGAATCAGGTTGAGAAACTGATGGAATGGAAGAGAATCGAGCCTATTGTCAAGGAAGAATATTGGACAAAAAAAGAGCTGGAGGATATCGGAGAGATTTCTTTTCCGGCAAGAGGAATTGAAAGGCTTGAAAGGCTTTCACAGTTGATCCATCCCCACCATGCTGAGATGGCCAGTATGGCAGAAAGAATGGATCAAATAAAAAAAGAAATGTTAGAGTTAGAGCCAAATGTAGAGTTACTAGAAAATGAACCTGCCATTCTCGCATTGCTTGACCAAGTTCCCCTATTTGAGCAATTGAAGCTGGAACTTCAGCAGTCTGAGGCAAAACTGGCAGATTTAAAGGAAAAGCTTTCAGTTATTCAAGAAAAGCTTCATCTTGAAATAACCGAAGAAGATCTAATGACCATTAATACGAATATATACATGAAAAACCAGGTCGAAATGATCTCGCGAAAAAGCAAAAGGCTTAATGAAATAAAAGAAGAACTAGAAGAACGTTACCAGAAGGAGAAAAAGAAACTGGAGGATCTTGAAAATTCTGTCCAGTCAGCAGAAAGCTTATGCTTGCCAGTTCAGGAAAGAATGGACCTTGAAGAACTTGTCAATCAAGAAAATAGCAAGAATAATCTTGAAATCGAATTTAAATCTGTACAAGACAAAATCAATCTATATTTACATACGGCCAGACACGAGAAAGCCGGAAAGCAACGGATAAAGCTTCAGTTTGTCATTTTTGATGTTGTTTTGGCTGCCCTTGCTATTTATGGGTTAATCACAAATCAATGGTTTTTATTTTTCATAGGCGCCACAGGCTTTGTTGCCGCCTCATTACTAATTGTAAAAAATATAAAACAGACATCTGAAAATGATTTTGAGCAAACGCTAAATCATTTGCGGGAACAGGAAAAACAAATTAAAGAAAAGCTTCATGGATTAGAAAACAAGGATATAACAAGGATCAAGGAACAATTACAGCTAGACTCACAGCGTCACGAACAGCTAAAAGTACTCAAGATGCAGCTTAAACAGCAGGAAGTCCAATTTGAAGGGGTTATTGCTAAATTTGAACAATGGGAAATGGACAGCTCCAATCATAAGGAAAAATTAAAATCTTTAACGAAAGAATTGAAGATTCCTTATCAAATTGCCCAATCTTTTTTATTGGAGGCTTTTCAGCTGCTTGAGCAATACAAAGCCATAGTCAGAGAACAAAGCCAAATGAAGCTGCGGGTGAAACAAATCAAAGTTCAAATGAGTCAAACGGAAGAAGGATTACAGCTGCTAGAGGATCAGTATTTGTCCGAAAAGGGAGGAGAGCTTCACAAAACGGCCTTTTTGCTGCGAAAAAGACTTCAGGAAGAACGAGAAAAGCAAATTAAAAAACAGGAGAAACAGAAGCAGTTGATAAATCTCAAGGATGATTTGGTACAAAAATCCCAAGAGTATGAGACGTTGTTGGCAGAGCGAAATGAGTTATTTTCGGAAGCGGATACGGAAACTGAACAGCAATTCTACGATCTTGGCAATCGGTCCGAAATACAGGCGAAACTTTTAGAAAGATGGAAAAGTCTTAAGAGCCAGCTTCATTTTACATTACTTAGCGAGTCGGAAAGGGAGAATTATCTGAATGAACTCCCAAGTCCGGAATTGATTGAAAGGGATAATCGGGAAATACAAATTTTGCAGACAAAATTAAATCTTCACCAAGAGGAACAAGCTGCAATTGGCTATGAAATTCAAGTCCTTGAAGAGGGGGGGATCTATTCCGATATTCTCCATCATTACAAGCAGAAGAAATTTGAATTGGAGGAATCAGTTAAGCAGTGGGCAGTATACAGTCTTGCAGTTGACATTCTATCGAGCACCATAGAACGGTATAAAAATGTTCATCTGCCAAAAATGCTGGCAAAAGCGGAGGAGTATTTAACATTTCTTACAAATGGGAATTACCAAAGAATCCACCTTCATGCTTCAGGAACAGGCTTTTTAGTCGAGAGGAATGATCGAACAATATTTGAAGCAAATGAATTAAGCCAGGCAACAACCGAGCAGCTTTATGTAGCGATCAGACTTGCATTAGCGACAACCTTGTATGAAAATTATCATTTTCCAATCATCATTGATGACAGCTTCGTCAACTTTGATTTTCAAAGGACGAAAAAAGTGATCAACTTACTTAAAAGCCTGGAGAACAATCAAGTATTGTTTTTTACATGTCATTCTCATTTACTGTCGCTTTTTCAAAAAGAACAAATTCTAAACTTGGAAAAAGGTGCCGTCTTAGATTATTTTATAGAGTTATAG
- the yhaM gene encoding 3'-5' exoribonuclease YhaM: MTKGILSYEVGAQVELFLLIKSSTKGVASNGKTFLTLVLQDQSGEIEAKLWDAGEEDEKNYAAQTIVKIIGDVQNYRGKGQLKIRQIRKTGSADGVKLEDFLETAPLSQDEMMSKLTQYIFEMKNPNIQRITRHLIKKHQNAFLEFPAATKNHHEFVSGLAYHVVSMLDLAKAISSLYPSLDRDLLYAGVILHDMGKVMELSGPVSTVYTLQGNLLGHITIMINEIGKAAEELGINGEEVLILQHLVLSHHGKAEWGSPKPPLIKEAEILHYIDNLDAKMNMLDRALERVKPGEFTERVFTLDNRSFYKPLFHK; encoded by the coding sequence TTGACTAAAGGAATCCTAAGTTATGAGGTTGGCGCGCAAGTAGAATTATTTCTGTTAATAAAGAGTTCAACCAAAGGAGTCGCTAGTAATGGAAAAACGTTCTTAACACTTGTTCTCCAGGATCAAAGTGGCGAAATTGAGGCAAAGCTATGGGATGCTGGCGAAGAGGACGAAAAGAACTATGCGGCTCAGACGATTGTGAAAATCATCGGGGATGTGCAGAACTATCGCGGGAAAGGTCAATTGAAAATTCGGCAAATCAGGAAGACTGGTTCCGCAGATGGAGTGAAGCTAGAGGATTTTCTTGAAACAGCACCCCTCAGTCAAGATGAGATGATGAGTAAGTTAACCCAATATATTTTTGAAATGAAAAATCCAAACATTCAAAGGATCACACGTCATTTAATAAAGAAGCACCAGAATGCATTTTTGGAGTTTCCAGCAGCAACAAAAAACCATCATGAGTTTGTTTCGGGTCTTGCCTATCACGTGGTTAGTATGTTGGATTTGGCTAAAGCCATCTCATCGCTTTATCCAAGCCTAGATCGGGATCTGCTGTATGCAGGCGTGATCCTTCATGACATGGGAAAGGTAATGGAATTATCAGGACCTGTTTCAACAGTTTATACACTACAAGGAAATTTGTTAGGGCATATTACCATCATGATTAACGAGATTGGGAAAGCAGCTGAAGAGTTGGGAATTAATGGTGAGGAAGTGTTAATTCTTCAGCACCTTGTTTTGTCTCACCATGGAAAAGCAGAGTGGGGCAGCCCGAAGCCGCCGCTTATTAAAGAAGCAGAGATTCTTCATTATATTGATAATCTTGATGCAAAAATGAACATGCTTGACCGTGCATTAGAACGAGTGAAACCAGGGGAGTTTACAGAAAGAGTCTTTACACTCGATAATCGCTCATTCTATAAGCCTTTGTTTCATAAATAA
- a CDS encoding sporulation YhaL family protein produces MTIPIWIYAVVVGIVISAIMAIKTGREERQLELETIEREGEIYMDRLEKEKELRNEGNATSE; encoded by the coding sequence TTGACTATTCCTATTTGGATCTATGCAGTTGTGGTTGGGATTGTAATCAGTGCCATAATGGCTATTAAAACGGGGCGGGAAGAGCGCCAATTAGAACTGGAAACCATTGAGCGCGAAGGGGAAATCTATATGGACCGACTTGAAAAGGAAAAAGAGTTACGGAACGAAGGAAATGCAACAAGTGAATAA